The Bacteriovorax sp. Seq25_V genome contains the following window.
ATACTTTTTAAAAACATGCAAGAAGTTATATCCGAGACGAACTTGATGCCTTCCATTTCCAAACTCTATTATCTTAGGTCGATAAAACTTTGGTCTATAAGTAGCATAGAGAGAGTGAAAGTAATTCTCACGCATATTATGTTCAAACCAATGTGCCAAAGAAATTGTTGGTTCTTGGTAACTTGTTAATGAATACTTTCGATTATTTTTCTTAACCGGCATATTAAGATGAAACTCTTCATATTTGCCATTGTAAATAAGAGCCTGTTCAACACTTAAGTAAGTATTTAGAAATAAGTTTTTCTTCAGTCCTACTTTTAAAAACTCACTCTCTTTTTCTATTTCATCAACAACGACTTTATTCTTTTCATATTCAATTTCTTCAGCCGAAAATTCAGACTTCAAAAAATAATATTCTTGGCAATAAAAACGGGGACAATCGTCAGCTAATGCACTGGCTCCATTGAAAAAAAAGAATAGCAATATGATAAATTTCATAGAGTCTATGGTACCGCTAAGACTATAGAAATGGAAGTACCCGACAGAAAAACTACAGTTATTACTTGAAAATATAATTTTTGCTTCTATCATTTAATAAAGCTAACTGTTAATATATATCGATGGTTTTCAAGATTACTCTACTTACTTTCTTTCTTTCTTTTTTCGCTAGTGCTAGTCCATTTTCAAT
Protein-coding sequences here:
- a CDS encoding phenol degradation protein, which codes for MKSEFSAEEIEYEKNKVVVDEIEKESEFLKVGLKKNLFLNTYLSVEQALIYNGKYEEFHLNMPVKKNNRKYSLTSYQEPTISLAHWFEHNMRENYFHSLYATYRPKFYRPKIIEFGNGRHQVRLGYNFLHVFKKYWVEGDIYTELFGRKKLILTDTSIEVTPAYTEFGVNFKLGYFKEKWRSFLQLGFGQTTNYSSKSDFIERDSDKGFVTNIGLGYNYSFAPSWNIDFRGEAITKVFNAKEEDHSAEVDFEYEAVNASLSLRRLF